Within the Vanessa cardui chromosome 6, ilVanCard2.1, whole genome shotgun sequence genome, the region TTGTTAGATACAAAACCTGTGTATATGATACACATTAAAACAGCGATTGGTTATGTTGTGTTAGTGTAAAGAAACGTAACGTGTGAGCGAGTGACTGAATTTTCCTTCTGAAAGTGAATTGTGTCGAATTACTACATTTGATATACCGCCTCCGTTAGTTCTTACATATTTTCATTACGTTTATACTATAAGGTATATAACCAATAATCTCTATGTTACTTTTATCAGCCATCATCATAATAATTGAAGGAAGAATGTGCTAAAATGTGCATACAATTATAGCAAGGGATATCCTTATGACGATGGCTGATATTGAATATGAAGAGTTGTGAAATCACCTCGGAACAAAAGTTATGGCAGCGGGCTCGGCGTTGAATTTCGTATCCTGCCCACCCtccttataaattttaatcttgtatttaattgaattttattcctacgattaatttttattattctctaATATTAAGTTCACTAGTTTAGGATAGTTTTAAGTGTTTCATGTGATCTTTGAACATTTCTggtcagttttatttataagtaatgtttaatttatccTATAGATTAGTTTAGTTGCGGACACTATGTCCTAACAGATGGTCATTTTCTTTAGTATTATAAACACGCACTATTCTATTCTTACGACGGATGAGCAAAGAATGTGTTATAatcgtaattatataataattttacttaatgttCACCATTCCAAATGTtagaagtaaatattttgtgttctctgtattattatttaaatactcatGTGTAACATGGAAGTGACATTCAAGTTATTGCTATTTTATATGATAGTacgtcaaaataaacaaaacttaaaagattatgtattgttgttttattagaaaattaacTGTAAATACTTTGTGTTCCCAAGAtattatcacaattttattgtaatacacATTGTATCCGTAATCTTACAACATGATAGCAAAACATAGGTACGActaattttaagataatttttaaCCTAACTGTCATCTTCTTCAATCTTAGGCGCTAAGTAGTAACGGATATGGCCGATATCGGGAATGCGGTACTCGACAACTAATGGTACATCTGCTGACATTGAAAGCTGAacctgtaaattaaaaaaggactaattaattttattgtaaattgaaaatttgcattaccattaaaataatatgcttttttataaatgcagtttgtatgacataaataaatgaaaatatttgtgaAATACAACATAGCTTTCAGAAGGACTTATAATTTGGCTAAATAATTAACTTGTAAAAACTCTAAAATATTTCTAGAGATTTGTACAATAGTGTCaagatatacaaaataataataatattgtacatattaataaaaacaataataataagtaaaggGCAacatataatctttaaaaatttggagataaaaaaaggaaattgatAATACCTGTGGACTTAATGATGTAGCTTTCGTGAAATAGTTGAGATACTGGCAGGCAAAAGTTAATGTTACAGGTTCGTCCATCTCAATGACAACTGCTTCTTCCTCCTTATCTATGGATGCTGTCTGTGCCAGCTTAATATTAGCGGAACCAATATCTCCACTTGCAGAGAACTTAACAcctaaaattagaaataaaataattaaagagttaaaattgttattataaaatatgaatataatagactttataaaattgttaggCTGTCAGACAAATAATCCAGCTTATGGTTCCtactgcattttatttattaaaaatcgtgtatttctataaaactatataaagagtagtcctaaaatattttatccaaaGACTAAACTAGTTTAGTGCTTACCCTCTTTTGTGCAAGATATGACCATTGACTCTCCAAACTGTGACAGATCACGGCAGATTCTCGCAAACTCAGCACTTGGCATACGGATTGTGCAACTGTACTCAGTTTCTGGGATACCTAGTGGAAACAGagatttatacaatttaatataattttacactacataaagaaaaaaaaaaaaaacatgtcattAATACTTGTTCAAATTCAATTTGGAACTGGCATAATTCATAAGTCACACTATAAGAGCATTTAACTTAATCCAGCCTCCCAGACAATCTTTCTTAGGGATTAGCCTCCCAGGCAATCTTAGAGATTTTTATGCAAATGCTTTAAATGGATGTGAActtgcttgttttttttttattgtttttttttttgagacttTTAAATGACAAAGCTAAATGTCAGTCCCATCGTTCCCTTAAAAGCATTCCACCTCcatcaacaataataatataacttgcATGTTTAAAAAATTGCAAGAAACATTTTAATGGTTAAAATATTGCAGCTCTATGCAGTGATCAAATGTAAGGTCATTAAATTCTTACCTAAGTGCTCCAGATCTAAATTCATGAGTTTCATTTCATAATCAGAGACTTTCTCTTGATTGGGGCTCTCGAACACGAATGTGACTGTATCAGCGTTGTCCTGCGCCTTCATGGTCACTGTGTCCTTGTCCCCGGCACATTTCAGAATTTTTgacatactaaaaaaaataaagtatatgttatacttctaaattgaataaaggaattttgtTAATAGATTCATAGCTGTACCTCTTCAATTTCCTTAAGAGTATGTTAAGCAATATCTAAGTTAAATAATGATCAATATTCAAATTAGTGACAtcttaatatactatataagacATAAAAAGATTTATACATTTACTCAAATTATTATAAGTCGAAATACAGAACCAGTAAGAAAACTTGAaatataaacatcacaaatattACATACCTTCCTAAGTTCATGCCCATTGAAATATTTCTATCACATCTATATTTGTCAAAACCATCTGCTCGGAGAGTCAGGGACACGAGGGAGACGTGTGAATTATCCATAGCCTGAAATCcattagatatttataaaagaaaaatttgtctttttcataaaattaactttGAAATTAAGTTGTATTGCTtggttaaaatttttactagtagaataattatatatatttactgatGTGTCAATACAGAATGAAAATTTCTTTCTCATTTACTCAAATTAGTCACaatgatgttattaatataagtaccTGCAATTGGATTCCATTATCATCGCAATCGAACGTTGCTTGTGTAAGGAGATCCTTGATAGCCTCCAGAACTTTCTTCAGGATTGAGCTACGGAGTAGACGTGCTTCAAACATCTTCacctataattataattatggtaTCAAAGTCACACAAAATAACAAAGAATAGATGTTTTGTGTTAATTAAACAATGAAACCATTAACCAGTCATCAAACACAAATCGCTGACATGTCGGAAAGTTGTTAGAAGTTAATTTAGAAATCCTTTTAATGGTTgccgttttaaatttatttcaaacataagCCTATATCTAACTttacttacaaaattatttgttttgttctttataataaataactactgCAATTTACGTTTAATATGTTGCAAGCAAGCGTTGATGTCGCTGACCGCTTCGAAATTTGACAGACAAGCCGGTTACAAGCGGGAAAAAATAGCGCGAAATTGTTAAATGTCAAATTGATGTAACGACTGTTACGTGCGTTTAGTAATTGAGTTAATACCCAAATATAAATCCCAATACGGTAGTGTGACACGGTAacggctttttaattttatatgtatctacggttaaagatactttatttctcaaaaagaaattacatttcactTACTTGAGAAAATTATgactataaacattttttaaattataacttcgACAATCATAATTTATGtatcactataatatatatattatagtttaacatattcttacaataaattttgctttaaacaagaaatttaaaacatacccTCAAAGCAACAATAATTGTGTACAAAACAGCGTATATATCTATCAAcaaaagaattttgttgatagataccaatttcaatataatttaaaatatctaaaaataaattgtttcgtttatcatatcaaataaatttataattagctttaaattataacttcatatattatacaattatttttcggCCAGAACTTAATAACGGGATGGGTACCCATCCCATATATCTGTTTCATTAATCAGtacgaatttttttaatagtgtaaaTTGTAAGGGTagtcacataaaaaaaacaaatacttataatattttattaacaagaaatttttaacagaaaaaaaatacataaattactaCAATTCAACAACTTGACTTTGATCAGGATAGGCTggtaatttgagtttatatttCTCTATGATGCCAGGAGGTAAAAATCTTCCTCCCAAATAGTGTTTGGTTTCTTTTAGTATTTCTGGCTTCGCACATAGCTTAGGGGCTGAAAGAGATATAAGTAGTGCTGGTGTAAGAGAATTTTCTAAAGTTGGTCCATTTTCTACATCCCAACCACTGGGAATATCCAcactgaaacaaaataaaatatataactatacactttaattgtaattataggaAATTATGACAACAGTTTTGGTAAAAAATTATAGGAcacttatattttcataatataaactaaattatagattatgtttactcatatattaaaaaataagaaaataaattcaaattttacatAGTTAGTTTATTACTCACCTACACACAGGTAGTCCAGCATGAACCAAGGCATCTAAAGCAGGTTTCAAGCCTTCCCGTACTGGTGGTTTAAAACTAAAACCAAATAATGCATCAACCAGGACTtggtattcttttttaatttcttccaCTGGTGGTAAATCATTCAGGATATTTACTCCAAACTTTTCACATTGTAATAAAAGGTTTTCATACAGGGGTTTTGGTGTACGTTTGGGATAATATACTCCAACATTGTAACCAAAGTGTGTCATGTGTCGTGCTGCCACCAGACCATCACCACCATTGTTTCCGGGACCACATATAATCAATGCTGATTTATGCCTGTAAATatcaagtatataaatattatttatttacttaaagacTTTATTGACACTATAaagtaaacaaaacatattCATTTCTACTATTAGGGTAAGTAATtttcttgatggtagggctttgtgcaagcccgtctgggtaggtaccacccactcatcagttattctactgccaaataacagtactcagtattgttgtgttccagttgaagggtgagtgagccagtgtacctacaggcacaagggacataacatcttagttcccaaggttggtggcacattgacgatgtaaggaatagttaacatttcttacagtgtcattgtctatggatgttggtgaccacataccatcaggtgggccatatgctcgtccaccaacctataccataaaaaaaaaaattaatgtataaactATTGAACTGTCATTTAAATTGTTGTGTCATTGTTTTGagaagatatattattttaaattatattatactatgtacATACGTAGATGATGGGAATACGCGAGAAACTGCTGTTGCTACACTTAAACCAGCCAACTCCATGAGCTGATCTACGCTGAATTTGTAGTCATTGAATAATTCTTGATCAAGAGCTGCTGCTTCAGCCTGAGATAAATAgctagttttctttgttgtattATAATGACATTGATTTCCTTCACAAGCCATTACACCTCTACAACCGATAGTAGCGAGCCGCaactatatgtataaaacagtAATTGTTATGTAGTCAAAAAACTATAGGATGTAAATAAAGGTATTTAaggtcaaatatttaaaatagtcacCAATAAAGCGCTTCCAAAAAgtcttttaattaacatttacacTTAAATTACTATTTCGTTTTAATGGTCAATTATTTccactatatattttatgtctttTATGAGGTGAaatttgtttatcaaatatatttttacgaatCTTTCATctttgacatttgacattaaGTTAAAGTTTATAGGTATTACGGTACCTACTATCAAATATAAACTATCAAGTCATTCTAGTttagtaacatatttataataaaaaacatatttatgataatttatagtAATGTAGTGTTCTGTAAAATCGTAACGTAATCATGAGACATGAgtgtttaaaactttattttaattttatgtcacTAAGATTATTGTaacagttaaatttaaaaactatagaaTATAGATgcagaagatttttttttatagatacatCAATTAATCATCTAGTTAAGTCTACAAAGTATGTCTAAATTTACTATTGTGTAAAAATCagaattatattctattataaccaatttaaatttttgttccatttgctgtcgaaacgcttggcccttggagtagtggtgcaaaaagcttcatcaaaagtatagcacctcgcctcattgcctccactggtgacaggagggctggttccttttttgcccagaggatcggaattgcgattcaatggggaaatgctgctagccattcttgccaccattctacgcggtcaagatttatacagtaactagttttagttcatatttgtatatatatatttaagcatttaatgttgttaattcttatgttaataaagattttatttatttatcaaaaaaaaaaaaaaaatataaccaacattcaatatcttaataaaaaaaataacaactgaactttttaaatattttattttgttaatgttcTAAGATTAaggtaaaaaatgttaagggCTAAACCCAATACACTTATAAAATATGCTCCattgttaaatttaactttattatctagtagaaaaaaatcgaaaacaaaCTTAACATAAAATCGAATACAAATATCCATTGACCATACAGGACATCCCTTGAAATTTAAACTGTATCTCTTGACCATAGACAAAAATAACTAGTCTTAAGTCTAAAGAATTGTGAATTTTATGTCAATTCAACGTTATAAAGTTTAGATTTAGTGGAAGTATTGATGATTTGAGTGTATAAAGCaatgaatttgtaattaatttaatggtaTAGCCATTAattgtacaaattatataataaaaacatcgaGTTAAgctgtataaatttataaataaaaagaattaccTTACAATTTACTGCCGACAAGTTGTCAATCTGTCAAAGTATTTGTGTTATGTGTAAATTAATTTcgaattgtttttaactaaaaCTTTCAATGAACGGTGAGAAGAGAAATGCTCGTGGAAGAGGCCGGGGTCGTGGCCGTGGGAGAGGACGAGGTAGAGGTCGAGGAAGAGGTAAAAAGGTACCAAAAGTGATGTCGTCTGATGAAGAAGAATGCTCAGTGGAGGAAACTACTCAAGATCCAGAAGACACTGTGCCTGAAGAAATTAAAGAAGAACCTGAGCCGGCTGAACCTGTCAAGcgtaagttatatttaatttattaaatcaaaatcatgttttgttcattgaaaaaaatagcaataagAACCAAGTTCATGATGTTATTACGAATATAATACATTAGTATTTCATTTTTCTTATTTGAttctaaatgaaaattaaaagtaaactctaataatatttatgaatatgccTGAtagaaacattaataaatacatattacctgtatctaaaacacaaattataataagttaaacagcattttttaaaatgaagtaaTGAAATTGCTActtgtataaataatgatttaattaggTGCTAATAcctaatgaattaattaattgaattaataaaataaatgatattatatataatataatcaatgaaGTGTTGGATAGGTTTATTGAAGTGGAAGataaacatactttaaaaatattaaaatactgtaaTTGTATTACTAAAACAAGTAACAGTCAGtcatttactatatatttatttataatacaaatcttTGCTACATTTTAATACTCAACATTCTAAATTAGAAccatttaaatttcaaagtcAATTATTTGCCTTTACTGCTCTTGTGATTGGATCAAGCTCTAGTAATGTAAGAGTAACTAGGTTTATTTATGTGCTGATGTTGGCTgtaagtgtaataaaaataatgcaggAGGCTATTCAAATTTGTCCCTTCCATAGGATCATATTTGTCTATGCTTTAGTGTATAATGTAGTGGACAATAAagaattgttctttttttaaaaagctcTAAATCTTATTGTGACTTCTAATTTTGTTTCAGTGGAAGTTCCCTCAGATATATCTCAATTAGAAGCACCGGTATTTACTACACTTCAACGAGGACCCCCGGAGCCAATGCTGAGATTAGATTGGAGTCACAGAGCCACACTCATTGGAGAGAAAGTCCTCAATCCTATGATATATTGTTGTGATATTTGCTCAAAACCTATCCTTATTTATGGAAGAATGGTATGATAATAAACTTATTCAGCTTTTTTTCTCTACAAAACCACTTAatgcataaatttatttttacttactaCAAAATGAATCACTAAAGTCATATAAgtttatagttataataatttatacaattatttttatttacttattaagtaCTTCCATTAATTATGGAACAATGTGTTCCCTGATGTGGCAAAGACTGATTCTTGATATATTCTCATCAAGTAACAAATAATGAGAAActgcattaaataataaaaacagtgcATACTCATGGTTCATTTTGTGGTCACAATTATGAGTCttgggtaattttttttttcctttttctgatatatattatatatccaaATGggcctaatggtaagtggtctccactgcccatagataatgaTGATGTgagaaacattaatcattctTAAATTGTCAA harbors:
- the LOC124530405 gene encoding proliferating cell nuclear antigen, coding for MFEARLLRSSILKKVLEAIKDLLTQATFDCDDNGIQLQAMDNSHVSLVSLTLRADGFDKYRCDRNISMGMNLGSMSKILKCAGDKDTVTMKAQDNADTVTFVFESPNQEKVSDYEMKLMNLDLEHLGIPETEYSCTIRMPSAEFARICRDLSQFGESMVISCTKEGVKFSASGDIGSANIKLAQTASIDKEEEAVVIEMDEPVTLTFACQYLNYFTKATSLSPQVQLSMSADVPLVVEYRIPDIGHIRYYLAPKIEEDDS
- the LOC124530292 gene encoding NAD(P)H-hydrate epimerase — its product is MLIKRLFGSALLLRLATIGCRGVMACEGNQCHYNTTKKTSYLSQAEAAALDQELFNDYKFSVDQLMELAGLSVATAVSRVFPSSTHKSALIICGPGNNGGDGLVAARHMTHFGYNVGVYYPKRTPKPLYENLLLQCEKFGVNILNDLPPVEEIKKEYQVLVDALFGFSFKPPVREGLKPALDALVHAGLPVCSVDIPSGWDVENGPTLENSLTPALLISLSAPKLCAKPEILKETKHYLGGRFLPPGIIEKYKLKLPAYPDQSQVVEL